A stretch of Deinococcus aerius DNA encodes these proteins:
- a CDS encoding FAD-dependent monooxygenase encodes MTTATTEVLISGAGPTGLFLALWLTRLGVRVRVADPRSGPVRETRAIAVQARTLEFYDQLGLGEEALARGRHFDRLNLFVRGDLRGAVRFRGIGDDLTPHPYLYILTQDQNEEMLAQHLAALGVRVDWETEVTGFTGDEGGVTATLEREGRVETVRASYIAGCDGARSLVRHVVGVPLSGGTYEQRFYVADVELGGKVREGDVNLVLSGDDFLAFFPMPEPRRHRVVGQLPPGTPEDATFDLVRPRIEADGLARVGQLHWFSTYRVHHRVADHFRAGRAFVLGDAAHVHTPVGGQGMNTGLGDAANLAWKLAGVLRGGNAELLDTYEPERRPFAVSLVNTTDRVFTGVVGHGAAARAFRLGVVPTLLPVLARFGAVRRLLFLTISQTRLHYPDSPLSVGHAGKVRGGDRLPWVPHRGGSNFDALKSLSWQVHAYGGADPELLAWCERWGVPLHVFPYGAAARRAGLEPCAAYLVRPDGYVGLAAPRLEVRALDAYAARWLTREVQASPAPVPVLAH; translated from the coding sequence ATGACGACCGCCACAACGGAAGTCCTGATCTCCGGCGCGGGCCCGACCGGCCTCTTCCTCGCCCTGTGGCTCACCCGTCTGGGGGTGCGCGTGCGCGTCGCCGACCCCCGGAGCGGCCCGGTGCGGGAGACGCGCGCCATCGCCGTGCAGGCCCGCACCCTGGAGTTCTACGACCAGCTCGGCCTGGGGGAGGAGGCCCTCGCCCGCGGGCGGCACTTCGACCGCCTGAACCTGTTCGTGCGCGGCGACCTGCGGGGCGCGGTGCGCTTTCGCGGCATTGGCGACGACCTCACGCCGCACCCCTACCTGTACATCCTGACCCAGGACCAGAACGAAGAGATGCTCGCCCAGCACCTCGCCGCGCTCGGCGTGCGGGTGGACTGGGAGACGGAGGTGACGGGCTTCACCGGGGACGAAGGCGGCGTGACCGCGACCCTGGAACGGGAGGGGCGGGTGGAGACCGTCCGGGCCTCCTACATCGCGGGCTGCGACGGCGCGCGCAGTCTGGTCCGGCACGTCGTGGGCGTCCCCCTGTCCGGCGGCACCTACGAGCAGCGGTTCTACGTCGCCGACGTGGAGCTGGGCGGCAAGGTCCGGGAGGGCGATGTCAACCTCGTCCTCTCGGGCGACGACTTCCTGGCCTTCTTCCCCATGCCCGAGCCGCGCCGCCACCGCGTCGTCGGCCAGCTTCCCCCCGGCACGCCCGAGGACGCCACCTTCGACCTCGTCCGGCCGCGGATTGAGGCGGATGGCCTCGCCCGGGTGGGGCAGCTCCACTGGTTCAGCACGTACCGGGTGCACCACCGGGTCGCCGACCACTTCCGCGCCGGGCGCGCCTTTGTGCTGGGGGACGCGGCGCACGTGCACACCCCCGTCGGCGGGCAGGGCATGAACACCGGCCTGGGGGACGCGGCGAACCTCGCCTGGAAGCTCGCCGGGGTCCTGCGCGGCGGGAACGCCGAACTCCTGGACACCTACGAGCCCGAGCGCCGCCCCTTCGCGGTCTCCCTGGTGAACACCACCGACCGGGTCTTCACCGGGGTCGTGGGGCACGGCGCCGCGGCCCGCGCGTTCCGGCTGGGGGTCGTGCCCACGCTGCTCCCGGTCCTCGCCCGCTTCGGGGCGGTGCGGCGCCTGCTGTTCCTCACGATCTCGCAGACGCGGCTGCACTACCCGGACAGCCCGCTGAGCGTGGGGCACGCCGGGAAGGTCCGGGGCGGCGACCGCCTGCCCTGGGTGCCGCACCGGGGCGGCAGCAACTTCGACGCCCTGAAGTCGCTCTCCTGGCAGGTCCACGCCTACGGCGGCGCCGACCCGGAACTCCTGGCCTGGTGTGAGCGGTGGGGCGTTCCCCTGCACGTCTTTCCCTACGGCGCGGCAGCCCGGCGTGCGGGGCTGGAGCCCTGCGCGGCCTACCTCGTGCGGCCCGACGGGTACGTGGGGCTGGCGGCGCCGCGGCTGGAGGTCCGCGCGCTCGACGCCTACGCCGCCCGGTGGCTGACGAGGGAAGTTCAGGCGTCGCCCGCGCCCGTCCCGGTCCTCGCGCACTGA
- a CDS encoding TetR/AcrR family transcriptional regulator produces the protein MAPETPRARAKRQQILTAARTLFLSQGYARTSTDAITEAASVSKQTLYAYYRGKSELLAATVAQELSALDLGGRVQDPPATLPELRARLLAFAGAVTGHLLEPDALALLRLLIGEAIHLPELRATLREAFPARLLGVTEGLLREAHGRGLIYAPDPHLSARMFVGPVMSFVALDGLFGDAPPQPPGEAALATLIDLFLRTVSVKGEAP, from the coding sequence TTGGCCCCCGAAACGCCCCGTGCCCGCGCCAAACGGCAGCAGATCCTCACTGCCGCGCGCACCCTGTTTCTCTCCCAGGGCTACGCGCGCACGAGTACCGACGCCATCACCGAGGCCGCCAGCGTCAGTAAGCAGACCCTCTACGCCTACTACCGGGGCAAGTCCGAGCTGCTCGCCGCGACCGTCGCGCAGGAGCTGAGCGCCCTGGACCTGGGCGGCCGCGTGCAGGACCCGCCCGCCACCCTGCCCGAGCTGCGCGCCCGCCTGCTCGCCTTTGCCGGGGCCGTCACCGGGCATCTGCTGGAGCCCGACGCGCTGGCCCTGCTGCGGCTGCTGATCGGCGAGGCGATCCACCTGCCCGAGCTGCGCGCCACCCTCCGCGAGGCGTTCCCCGCCCGGCTGCTCGGGGTCACCGAGGGGCTGCTCCGGGAGGCGCACGGGCGCGGCCTGATCTACGCCCCCGACCCCCACCTCAGCGCCCGCATGTTCGTGGGACCCGTGATGAGCTTCGTGGCCCTCGACGGCCTGTTCGGCGACGCGCCCCCCCAGCCCCCCGGGGAGGCCGCGCTCGCCACCCTGATCGACCTCTTCCTCCGCACCGTCAGCGTGAAAGGAGAAGCTCCATGA
- a CDS encoding class I SAM-dependent methyltransferase: MTTTATSSEMQALKARLKATWESGDYGVFARYLEPGALTFLERLDLRPGERFLDVACGAGQLVIPAARAGIDAAGVDIAANLIEQARKRATAEGLPARFDEGDAEDLPYPDASFDVVSSLFGAIFAPRPDRVAAELLRVCRPGGRIVMGNWTPGGFIGGMFRLMGRHVPPSPLMPSPMLWGDEATVRERLGSGVREVRFERVAYPFVYPFGPAEVVEFFRTYYGPTNRAFASLDEGGQAALRAELEAHWAGHNQATDGTTRLDSELLRVEAIRA, translated from the coding sequence ATGACCACGACGGCGACGAGTTCGGAGATGCAGGCGCTCAAGGCCCGGCTCAAGGCGACCTGGGAGAGCGGCGACTACGGGGTGTTCGCCCGGTACCTGGAACCGGGGGCGCTGACGTTCCTGGAGCGGCTGGACCTGAGGCCCGGGGAACGATTTCTCGACGTGGCCTGCGGGGCGGGCCAGCTCGTCATCCCAGCGGCGCGGGCGGGCATCGACGCGGCGGGGGTGGATATCGCCGCCAACCTGATCGAGCAGGCGCGGAAACGGGCCACCGCCGAGGGTCTCCCCGCCCGCTTCGACGAGGGCGACGCCGAGGACCTGCCATACCCGGACGCGAGCTTCGACGTGGTGAGCAGCCTCTTCGGCGCGATCTTCGCCCCCCGCCCCGACCGCGTGGCGGCCGAGTTGCTGCGGGTGTGTCGGCCCGGCGGGCGCATCGTGATGGGCAACTGGACACCCGGGGGCTTCATCGGCGGCATGTTCAGGCTCATGGGCCGCCACGTGCCGCCCTCCCCCCTGATGCCCTCGCCCATGCTGTGGGGGGACGAGGCGACCGTGCGCGAACGCCTGGGCTCCGGTGTGCGGGAAGTGCGCTTCGAGCGGGTCGCGTATCCCTTCGTCTACCCCTTCGGCCCCGCCGAGGTCGTCGAGTTCTTCCGCACCTACTACGGCCCCACCAACCGCGCCTTCGCGTCGCTGGATGAGGGCGGCCAGGCGGCCCTGCGCGCCGAGCTGGAGGCGCACTGGGCCGGGCACAACCAGGCGACCGACGGCACCACCCGGCTGGACTCGGAATTGCTGCGTGTGGAGGCCATCCGCGCCTGA